One part of the Fusobacterium pseudoperiodonticum genome encodes these proteins:
- a CDS encoding putative manganese-dependent inorganic diphosphatase yields the protein MEEILVFGHKNPDTDSICSSIAMSNLRKQQGFNAIPCRLGEINKETKFVLDKLGVKSPKLLKTVSAQITDLNYVEKSTISTEDSIKEALDLMTKENFSSLPVIDTEGYFKTMLSISDIANTYLEIDYSDLFSKYSTTFENLKEALEGEVISGNYPEGEIASNLKEASELESLKKGDIVITTSLTDGIDKSIQAGARVVIVCCRKGDFISPRVTSECAIMLVRHSFFKAISLISQSISVGGILNTNKVLFNFNKEDFLSEIRGIMKDANQTNFPVLEDDGKVYGTIRTKHLIDFHRKKVIMVDHNEFSQSVEGIQDAHILEVVDHHKFANFQTNEATKIRTEPVGCTSTIVYGLYKEAKIEPDEKTALLMLSAILSDTLLFKSPTCTSKDVEVAKELAKLAKVDNISEYGMEMLVAGTSMAKSSMKEIINQDKKIFPIGDMEIAVAQINTVQIGELVARKEEIAKEIEHEIGKYGYSLFLFVVTDIINSNSLVFTYGKEIEIVENAFKKEVVNNEILLENVVSRKKQIIPFLMTAAQNM from the coding sequence ATGGAAGAAATTTTAGTCTTTGGACATAAAAATCCAGATACAGATAGTATCTGCTCAAGTATAGCGATGTCAAATTTAAGAAAGCAACAAGGATTTAATGCTATTCCTTGTCGTCTTGGTGAAATTAATAAAGAAACAAAATTTGTTTTAGATAAATTAGGAGTGAAAAGTCCTAAACTTTTAAAAACTGTAAGTGCTCAAATAACAGATTTAAATTATGTTGAAAAGAGTACAATATCCACAGAAGATTCAATCAAAGAAGCATTAGACTTAATGACAAAAGAAAATTTCTCAAGTTTACCAGTTATAGATACAGAAGGATATTTTAAAACAATGTTAAGCATTTCAGATATAGCAAATACTTATTTAGAAATAGATTATTCAGATTTATTTAGTAAATATAGTACTACTTTTGAAAACTTAAAAGAAGCTTTGGAAGGAGAAGTTATAAGTGGAAACTATCCTGAAGGAGAAATTGCTTCAAATTTAAAAGAAGCATCAGAATTAGAGAGTTTAAAGAAAGGTGATATAGTTATAACAACTTCTTTAACAGATGGTATAGATAAATCTATTCAAGCTGGAGCAAGAGTTGTTATAGTATGTTGTAGAAAAGGTGACTTTATCAGTCCTCGTGTAACATCAGAATGTGCTATTATGTTAGTTAGACATTCATTCTTTAAGGCTATATCTTTAATCAGCCAATCAATATCAGTTGGAGGAATTTTAAATACAAATAAAGTTCTATTCAACTTCAATAAAGAAGATTTCTTAAGTGAAATTAGAGGAATAATGAAGGATGCAAACCAAACTAACTTTCCTGTTTTAGAAGATGATGGAAAAGTATATGGAACAATAAGAACAAAGCACCTTATAGATTTCCATAGAAAAAAGGTAATTATGGTCGACCATAATGAATTTTCACAATCAGTTGAAGGAATACAAGATGCACATATACTTGAAGTTGTAGATCATCATAAGTTTGCTAATTTCCAAACTAATGAAGCTACAAAAATAAGAACAGAGCCAGTTGGATGTACATCTACAATAGTATATGGACTATATAAGGAAGCTAAGATTGAGCCTGATGAAAAGACTGCTTTACTTATGCTGAGTGCAATTCTTTCTGATACTTTACTTTTTAAATCTCCTACTTGTACAAGTAAGGATGTTGAAGTTGCAAAAGAATTAGCAAAACTTGCAAAAGTAGATAATATATCAGAATATGGTATGGAAATGCTAGTTGCAGGAACTTCAATGGCTAAGTCTAGTATGAAGGAAATTATAAATCAAGATAAGAAAATATTCCCTATTGGTGATATGGAAATTGCAGTTGCTCAAATCAACACAGTACAAATAGGAGAATTGGTAGCAAGAAAAGAAGAAATAGCAAAAGAAATTGAACATGAAATAGGAAAATATGGATATTCACTATTCTTATTTGTGGTAACAGATATTATAAATTCAAATTCCCTAGTATTTACTTATGGAAAAGAAATTGAAATAGTTGAAAATGCTTTTAAGAAGGAAGTAGTTAATAATGAAATTTTACTTGAAAATGTTGTTTCAAGAAAAAAACAAATTATACCTTTCTTAATGACAGCAGCTCAAAATATGTAA
- a CDS encoding AHH domain-containing protein has product MPKDSKGSTGSSYIVDKENRKVLIPIDVNKIEDIKKVLGTLTEEVAHGKDALEGRQDKKVAEDNSNDEEGLESLGRPANEYVKKKFGEDNNSKIKLTTDGIDLTNADVGEKVGDWGPDDDHQVSSSETYKTDNGAFKVIAKPKKGETEGEAIINGRYKIEYTDAYKYSKEGNNSRIIEELSKETKIKSQKDPYYNYIVTVSREEGINILAVPKPKSWKENQSNDFHEAVADIAKSTKKVKGNWKNGKYFSAIGNVVISVLNVPNLLQTGIGTTTAQKLYKFTPGEVQYGKVEDILVRRAKAEENAKQLIDNSVSAIASVAVPNKIGGGKIEIEFPKPVQAVTATGEAVVVTGTGVISFPVPAAKLGGSKAMLIASSVGGSLKDSEKNNTKVKNDIDNYKGAEKQATATKTKKDLAREQKANELIQNGKTKEAEKLKEMIWKTNSKKLDDELLKAGVVKPDYKCAAHHIVTDKMEDVVEIFKEYNIDINSAANGVYLPSRGAKLSEVGKEAIHIGATSDEYRRNLTKRIVDFVEELDKTNLSKGAKKNKILEKINEVRNELLTGKLKINDAKLKN; this is encoded by the coding sequence ATGCCAAAAGATTCAAAAGGAAGTACAGGTTCATCCTATATAGTAGATAAAGAAAATAGGAAAGTATTAATACCAATAGATGTAAATAAAATAGAAGACATAAAGAAAGTATTAGGAACCTTAACAGAAGAAGTAGCCCATGGAAAAGATGCCTTAGAAGGAAGACAAGATAAGAAAGTAGCAGAAGATAATTCAAATGATGAAGAAGGCTTAGAAAGTTTAGGAAGACCAGCAAATGAATATGTAAAGAAAAAGTTTGGAGAAGATAACAACAGTAAGATAAAGCTAACAACAGATGGAATAGATTTAACTAATGCTGATGTTGGAGAAAAAGTTGGAGATTGGGGACCAGATGATGATCATCAAGTAAGTAGCTCAGAAACTTATAAAACAGATAATGGAGCTTTTAAAGTAATTGCTAAACCTAAAAAAGGAGAAACAGAAGGAGAAGCTATTATAAATGGTCGTTATAAGATAGAGTACACAGATGCTTATAAGTATTCAAAAGAAGGTAATAATTCAAGGATAATTGAAGAATTATCTAAGGAAACAAAAATAAAAAGTCAAAAAGATCCATACTACAACTATATTGTAACAGTAAGTAGAGAAGAAGGAATAAATATATTAGCAGTTCCTAAACCTAAATCTTGGAAAGAAAATCAATCAAATGATTTTCATGAAGCTGTTGCAGATATTGCAAAATCTACTAAAAAAGTTAAAGGAAATTGGAAAAATGGAAAATATTTTAGTGCTATAGGAAATGTAGTTATAAGTGTATTAAATGTCCCTAATTTACTACAAACAGGAATAGGAACAACTACAGCTCAAAAACTATACAAATTTACTCCAGGAGAAGTACAATACGGTAAAGTAGAAGATATTCTAGTAAGAAGAGCAAAAGCAGAAGAAAATGCAAAACAATTAATAGATAATTCTGTAAGTGCAATAGCAAGTGTAGCAGTTCCAAATAAGATAGGTGGAGGAAAAATAGAAATAGAATTTCCAAAGCCAGTACAAGCAGTGACAGCAACAGGAGAAGCAGTAGTAGTAACAGGAACTGGAGTTATAAGTTTCCCCGTGCCTGCAGCAAAACTGGGCGGATCTAAAGCAATGCTAATAGCAAGTAGTGTAGGAGGTAGCTTAAAAGATTCTGAAAAGAATAATACAAAAGTAAAAAATGATATTGACAACTATAAAGGAGCTGAAAAACAAGCTACTGCAACTAAAACTAAAAAGGATTTAGCAAGAGAACAAAAAGCAAATGAATTGATACAAAATGGTAAAACAAAAGAGGCTGAAAAATTAAAGGAAATGATATGGAAAACGAATTCCAAAAAATTAGATGATGAGTTATTGAAAGCAGGAGTAGTAAAACCTGACTATAAATGTGCAGCCCATCATATAGTAACTGATAAAATGGAAGATGTTGTAGAGATATTTAAAGAATATAATATAGATATAAATTCAGCAGCAAATGGTGTTTATTTACCATCAAGAGGTGCAAAATTATCAGAGGTAGGTAAAGAAGCTATACATATTGGTGCTACTAGTGATGAATATAGACGGAATTTAACTAAGAGAATTGTAGATTTTGTAGAAGAATTAGATAAAACGAATCTTAGTAAAGGGGCTAAAAAAAATAAAATTTTAGAAAAAATAAATGAAGTAAGAAATGAGTTATTAACAGGAAAATTAAAAATAAATGATGCAAAATTAAAAAACTAG
- a CDS encoding toxin-antitoxin system YwqK family antitoxin: MKIYEFENLLDNGITTFEFEITKDVNYFFDKKEIEDLIKRIKRDEEIANRYLTGDLKIERFEILKMYRLKYGTYEGLEKYIKLKTDAKKLKISDVMTVWSIGTGILLSKNAKDYIEKKYSEYFKYIEVFYKDIPLYIVTELTKFELSSVEDTYKNKILDFKKISGNNPIFAANYWVITKESSGSFYCLEEFKDYIEASDLKNYIFNEIQDSNTFIPEPEPEIEEIEEKEYYENGNLKYEGLTRLGLRVKEWKFYYENGKLQFIGDYKYGEQDGFWKIYYENGNIKNIANYDYGKLVGLVRNYEEDGKFSSTTYYEEGSNLTKWQFFYKDGKSIKKEGMAYDMGEEAKKRWIATGEWKYYSKAGKLQKIETYENGEIIRVEKFK; the protein is encoded by the coding sequence ATGAAAATATATGAATTTGAAAATCTTCTAGACAATGGAATAACAACTTTTGAATTTGAAATTACAAAAGATGTAAATTATTTTTTTGATAAAAAAGAAATAGAAGATTTAATAAAAAGAATAAAGCGTGATGAAGAAATAGCAAATAGATATTTAACAGGAGATTTGAAAATAGAAAGATTTGAAATTTTAAAAATGTATAGGTTAAAATACGGAACATATGAAGGATTAGAAAAATATATTAAACTTAAAACGGATGCTAAAAAACTTAAAATATCAGATGTCATGACAGTTTGGAGTATAGGAACAGGAATTTTACTATCAAAAAATGCAAAAGATTATATTGAAAAAAAATATTCAGAGTATTTTAAATATATAGAGGTTTTCTACAAAGATATCCCTCTGTACATAGTAACTGAATTAACAAAATTTGAACTTTCTTCTGTTGAAGATACTTATAAAAATAAAATTTTAGATTTTAAAAAAATAAGTGGAAATAATCCAATTTTTGCAGCAAATTATTGGGTAATAACTAAAGAATCTTCTGGAAGTTTCTATTGTTTAGAAGAATTTAAAGATTATATAGAGGCAAGTGATTTAAAAAACTATATTTTTAATGAAATACAAGATAGTAATACCTTTATTCCAGAACCAGAACCTGAAATAGAAGAAATAGAAGAAAAAGAATATTATGAAAATGGAAACTTAAAGTATGAAGGACTAACTAGATTAGGTCTTAGAGTAAAAGAATGGAAATTTTATTATGAGAATGGAAAACTTCAATTTATAGGAGATTATAAATATGGAGAACAAGATGGATTTTGGAAAATTTATTATGAGAATGGAAATATAAAGAATATAGCTAATTATGATTATGGAAAATTAGTAGGACTTGTAAGAAACTATGAAGAAGATGGCAAATTTTCATCAACTACTTATTATGAAGAAGGCTCTAATTTAACAAAATGGCAATTTTTTTATAAAGATGGTAAAAGTATAAAAAAAGAAGGAATGGCTTATGATATGGGAGAAGAGGCTAAAAAAAGATGGATAGCAACAGGAGAATGGAAATATTATAGTAAAGCAGGTAAACTTCAAAAAATAGAAACCTATGAAAATGGAGAAATAATAAGAGTAGAGAAATTCAAATAA
- a CDS encoding DUF4291 domain-containing protein codes for MKYEEQERKIFAKYDDKTIRVYQAYNDKIADEAIKLGTFGEHFSLTRMTWIKPSFLWMMYRCGWAEKENQERVLAIDIKREAFDEIVKNSVISSYKPNLGITEDEWKEKVKNSLVRCQWDPERDIHGKPIGRRSIQLGIRGEAVKKYVNEWIVKITDITDDVKRIKKSIDNGTFKENFLPEEKEYIIK; via the coding sequence ATGAAGTATGAAGAACAAGAAAGAAAAATTTTTGCAAAATATGATGATAAGACAATAAGAGTTTATCAAGCATATAATGATAAAATTGCTGATGAAGCAATAAAATTAGGAACATTTGGAGAACATTTTAGCTTAACAAGAATGACTTGGATAAAACCTTCATTTCTATGGATGATGTATAGATGTGGTTGGGCAGAAAAAGAAAATCAAGAAAGAGTTTTAGCTATTGATATTAAAAGAGAAGCCTTTGATGAAATAGTTAAAAATTCTGTAATATCATCGTATAAACCTAATTTAGGTATAACAGAAGACGAATGGAAAGAGAAAGTTAAAAACTCATTAGTTAGATGTCAGTGGGACCCCGAAAGAGATATCCATGGAAAACCAATAGGAAGAAGGTCAATACAGCTTGGAATAAGAGGAGAAGCTGTTAAAAAATATGTGAATGAATGGATAGTAAAAATAACAGATATAACTGATGATGTTAAGAGAATTAAAAAAAGTATTGATAATGGAACTTTTAAAGAAAATTTCTTGCCAGAAGAAAAAGAGTACATAATTAAATAA
- a CDS encoding DMT family transporter, whose amino-acid sequence MDKHIKGALLVCLAATMWGFDGIALTPRLFNLHVPFVVFILHLLPLILMSVIFGREEIKNIRKLDKNDLFFFFCVALFGGSLGTLSIVKALFLVNFKHLTVVTLLQKLQPIFAILLARILLKEKLKKDYLFWGFLALLGGYFLTFEFNVPEVVEGDNLLAASLYSLLAAFSFGSATVFGKRVLKAASFRTALYVRYLMTTCIMFIIVAFTSGFGDFSQATGGNWLIFVIIALTTGSGAILLYYFGLRYITAKVATMCELCFPISSVIFDYLINGNILSPIQIASAILMIISIIKISRLN is encoded by the coding sequence ATGGATAAGCATATAAAAGGAGCCTTACTAGTATGTCTTGCTGCTACTATGTGGGGTTTTGATGGTATAGCTTTAACACCAAGACTATTTAACTTACATGTGCCTTTTGTTGTTTTTATACTTCATCTTTTACCTTTAATACTGATGTCAGTTATTTTTGGTAGAGAAGAAATTAAAAATATAAGAAAGTTAGATAAGAATGATTTATTTTTCTTTTTCTGTGTAGCACTATTTGGTGGAAGTTTAGGAACTTTATCAATAGTAAAAGCACTGTTTCTAGTGAATTTTAAGCATTTGACAGTTGTAACACTTTTACAAAAATTACAACCAATATTTGCAATACTATTGGCTAGAATACTATTAAAAGAAAAATTAAAAAAAGATTATCTATTTTGGGGTTTTTTAGCTCTACTAGGAGGATACTTCTTAACTTTTGAATTTAATGTTCCAGAAGTTGTTGAAGGAGATAACCTTTTAGCTGCCTCACTTTATTCTTTACTAGCTGCCTTTTCGTTTGGTTCAGCTACAGTTTTTGGAAAAAGAGTCTTGAAGGCTGCTTCATTTAGAACAGCATTGTATGTAAGATATTTAATGACAACTTGTATAATGTTTATTATTGTTGCTTTTACTAGTGGATTTGGAGATTTCTCTCAAGCTACAGGAGGAAATTGGCTGATTTTTGTAATTATTGCCTTAACAACAGGAAGTGGAGCGATACTACTTTATTATTTCGGACTTAGATACATAACAGCAAAGGTTGCTACTATGTGTGAGCTATGTTTCCCTATATCAAGTGTAATCTTTGATTATTTAATAAATGGAAATATTTTAAGTCCTATTCAAATTGCAAGTGCAATATTAATGATAATTTCAATAATTAAAATAAGTAGATTAAATTAA
- the ribH gene encoding 6,7-dimethyl-8-ribityllumazine synthase: MRVFEGKFNGEGIKIAIVAARFNEFITSKLIGGAEDILRRHNVEDDNINLFWVPGAFEIPLIAQKLAKSKKYDAVITLGAVIKGSTPHFDYVCAEVSKGVAHISLESEVPVIFGVLTTNSIEEAIERAGTKAGNKGADAAMTAIEMINLIKGI; this comes from the coding sequence ATGAGAGTATTTGAAGGAAAATTTAATGGAGAAGGAATAAAAATTGCAATAGTTGCAGCTAGATTTAATGAATTTATAACATCTAAATTAATAGGTGGAGCTGAAGATATCTTAAGAAGACACAATGTAGAAGATGATAATATAAATCTATTTTGGGTACCAGGAGCATTTGAAATCCCTTTAATAGCACAAAAATTAGCTAAATCTAAAAAATATGATGCAGTAATAACTTTAGGAGCTGTTATAAAAGGATCTACACCACACTTTGATTACGTGTGTGCAGAAGTATCAAAAGGAGTTGCTCATATAAGTTTAGAAAGTGAAGTTCCTGTAATATTTGGAGTTTTAACAACTAACTCAATAGAAGAAGCTATTGAAAGAGCAGGAACAAAAGCAGGAAACAAAGGAGCAGATGCTGCTATGACTGCTATTGAAATGATCAATTTAATAAAAGGAATTTAA
- the ribD gene encoding bifunctional diaminohydroxyphosphoribosylaminopyrimidine deaminase/5-amino-6-(5-phosphoribosylamino)uracil reductase RibD: MDKTVDEKFMARAIELAFRGLGGVNPNPLVGAVVVKDGKIIGEGWHKKYGGPHAEVWALNEAGEEAKGATIYVTLEPCSHQGKTPPCAKRIVEAGIKRCVIACVDPNPLVAGKGIKIIEDAGIKVDFGILEKEAKEVNKVFLKYIENKIPYLFLKCGITLDGKIATRSGKSKWITNELAREKVQFLRTKFSAIMVGINTVLKDNPSLDSRLDEEKFGIEKRNPFRVVVDPNLESPIESKFLHFNDNKAIIVTSSDNRNLEKVKEYENLGTRLIYLEGKVFKMEDILKELGKLNIDSVLLEGGSGLISTAFKENVIDAGEIFIAPKIIGDNSSIPFISGFNFNSMEEVFKLSNPKFNIYGDNISVEFENL, encoded by the coding sequence ATGGACAAGACTGTAGATGAAAAGTTTATGGCAAGAGCTATAGAACTTGCTTTTAGAGGACTAGGAGGAGTGAATCCTAATCCACTTGTTGGTGCAGTTGTAGTAAAAGATGGAAAGATAATTGGTGAAGGTTGGCATAAAAAATATGGTGGTCCTCATGCTGAAGTTTGGGCTTTAAATGAAGCAGGAGAAGAAGCAAAAGGGGCTACTATATATGTTACTTTAGAGCCTTGCTCTCACCAAGGAAAAACTCCACCTTGTGCAAAAAGAATTGTAGAAGCTGGAATAAAAAGATGTGTAATTGCCTGTGTTGATCCCAATCCTTTAGTTGCAGGTAAGGGTATAAAAATAATAGAAGATGCAGGAATTAAAGTTGATTTTGGAATTTTAGAAAAAGAAGCAAAAGAAGTAAATAAAGTATTTTTAAAATACATAGAAAATAAAATTCCTTATTTATTCTTAAAATGTGGAATAACTCTTGATGGTAAAATAGCTACAAGAAGTGGAAAATCTAAATGGATAACTAATGAGCTAGCAAGAGAAAAAGTACAATTTTTAAGAACAAAATTTTCAGCTATTATGGTGGGAATAAATACTGTTTTAAAGGATAATCCTAGTTTAGACTCAAGACTTGATGAGGAAAAGTTTGGAATAGAAAAAAGAAATCCTTTTAGAGTTGTTGTAGATCCAAATTTAGAAAGTCCAATAGAGTCTAAGTTTTTACATTTTAACGACAATAAAGCAATAATAGTTACATCAAGTGATAATAGAAATCTTGAAAAAGTTAAAGAATATGAAAATCTAGGAACAAGATTAATCTATCTTGAAGGAAAAGTATTTAAAATGGAAGATATCCTAAAAGAACTAGGGAAATTGAATATAGACTCTGTTCTTTTAGAAGGTGGAAGTGGACTTATTTCTACTGCTTTCAAAGAAAATGTAATAGATGCTGGAGAAATATTTATAGCTCCTAAGATTATTGGAGATAATTCATCGATTCCCTTTATAAGTGGATTTAACTTTAATAGTATGGAGGAAGTATTCAAACTTTCTAATCCTAAATTTAATATTTATGGAGATAATATTTCTGTAGAATTTGAAAATCTATAG
- the ribE gene encoding riboflavin synthase codes for MFTGLVEEKGSVISLNSGDKSIKLKIKANKVLENVKLGDSIATNGVCLTVTEFSKDYFVADCMFETISRSNLKRLKAGDEVNLEKSITLSTPLGGHLVTGDVDCEGEIVSITQEGIAKIYEIKISRKYMRYIVEKGRATIDGASLTVISLTDDTFSVSLIPHTQEKIILGSKKVRDIVNIETDLVGKYIERFVHFDKLEEKENKKSKISREFLLENGF; via the coding sequence ATGTTTACAGGTTTAGTTGAAGAGAAAGGTAGTGTTATTTCTTTAAATAGTGGAGATAAATCTATCAAATTAAAAATAAAAGCAAATAAAGTTTTAGAAAATGTTAAACTTGGAGATAGTATTGCAACCAATGGTGTATGCCTGACAGTTACTGAATTTTCAAAAGATTATTTTGTTGCAGATTGCATGTTTGAAACTATTTCTAGGTCTAATTTAAAAAGATTAAAAGCGGGAGATGAGGTGAATTTAGAAAAATCTATTACTTTGTCAACACCACTTGGAGGACATTTAGTTACAGGTGATGTGGATTGTGAAGGTGAGATTGTTTCTATTACACAAGAAGGAATCGCTAAAATTTATGAGATAAAAATTAGCAGAAAATATATGAGATACATTGTTGAAAAAGGGAGAGCTACTATTGATGGAGCTAGTCTTACAGTTATTTCTTTAACAGATGATACTTTCTCTGTTTCATTAATACCTCATACACAAGAAAAAATAATATTAGGAAGTAAAAAAGTTAGGGACATTGTAAATATTGAAACTGACTTAGTTGGAAAATATATAGAAAGATTTGTCCATTTTGACAAACTTGAAGAAAAAGAAAATAAAAAAAGTAAAATTTCAAGAGAGTTTTTGCTTGAAAATGGTTTTTAG
- a CDS encoding bifunctional 3,4-dihydroxy-2-butanone-4-phosphate synthase/GTP cyclohydrolase II, protein MIYKIEDVLEDIKNGIPLIIVDDENRENEGDLFVAAEKATYESINLMATYARGLTCTPMSSEYAVRLNLDPMTARNTDAKCTAFTVSVDAKEGTTTGISIADRLTTIKKLADINSVATDFTRPGHIFPLIAKDNGVLEREGHTEATVDLCKICGLAPVSVICEILKDDGTMARMDDLEVFAKEHNLKIITIADLIKYRKKTQELMKVEVVANMPTDNGTFKIVGFENHIDGKEHIALVKGDVAGKEGVTVRIHSECFTGDILGSLRCDCGSQLKTAMRRIDRLGEGVILYLRQEGRGIGLLNKLRAYNLQEEGMDTLDANLHLGFGADMRDYAVAAQMLKALGVKSIKLLTNNPLKIEGIQEYGMPVVEREEIEIEHNKVNKVYLKTKKERMGHLLKIK, encoded by the coding sequence ATGATTTACAAAATTGAGGATGTATTAGAAGATATTAAGAATGGTATTCCTCTAATAATAGTAGACGATGAAAATAGAGAAAATGAAGGAGATCTTTTTGTTGCAGCTGAAAAAGCAACTTACGAAAGTATTAATCTTATGGCAACATATGCAAGAGGTTTAACTTGTACACCAATGTCAAGTGAATATGCAGTTAGACTAAACTTAGATCCTATGACTGCAAGAAATACTGATGCTAAGTGTACAGCTTTTACAGTATCAGTTGATGCAAAAGAAGGAACTACAACAGGAATTTCAATAGCTGATAGACTTACAACAATAAAAAAATTAGCTGATATAAATTCTGTAGCTACTGATTTCACAAGACCTGGACATATATTCCCATTAATTGCAAAAGATAATGGAGTTCTTGAAAGAGAAGGACATACTGAAGCAACAGTTGATTTATGTAAAATATGTGGACTTGCACCTGTATCTGTAATCTGTGAAATTTTAAAAGATGATGGTACTATGGCAAGAATGGATGATTTAGAAGTATTTGCTAAAGAACATAATTTAAAAATTATCACTATAGCAGATTTAATAAAATATAGAAAGAAAACTCAAGAATTAATGAAAGTTGAAGTTGTAGCTAATATGCCAACTGACAATGGAACTTTCAAAATAGTTGGTTTTGAAAACCATATAGATGGTAAAGAACATATAGCACTTGTTAAAGGTGATGTTGCTGGCAAAGAAGGAGTTACTGTTAGAATACACTCTGAATGTTTCACAGGAGATATCTTAGGTTCTTTAAGATGTGATTGTGGTTCTCAACTTAAAACTGCAATGAGAAGAATTGATAGACTTGGAGAAGGAGTTATCCTTTATCTGAGACAAGAAGGTAGAGGAATAGGACTTTTAAATAAATTAAGAGCTTATAATTTACAAGAAGAAGGAATGGATACACTAGATGCAAACTTACATCTTGGATTTGGTGCAGATATGAGAGACTATGCTGTTGCTGCACAAATGTTAAAAGCACTAGGAGTTAAATCTATAAAACTTTTAACAAATAACCCATTAAAAATAGAAGGTATCCAAGAATACGGAATGCCTGTTGTTGAAAGAGAAGAAATTGAAATAGAGCATAACAAAGTTAATAAAGTGTACCTAAAAACTAAAAAAGAAAGAATGGGACATCTTTTAAAAATAAAATAA
- a CDS encoding FtsZ/tubulin family protein gives MEAKLKVITIGDYKDSILKKSFKDNENIEFLELTLDESIKNFNTDFSKKDIIFLITNGENLEKLLEAGKALKEKEIITLTILEEKIVMENRKVLEETVNAIFPATKKDDTDNLLLELIRMIDNIIFERCYINLDVEDVKNMLKDSGITVFGRLNINKTISKEDIIKNINYPFYPKTLKDSKKLLIFLDTLKGFILTEGELITDILKNETSQNIEDMLFSIRIGNNLKNRIECYFIASKFVEE, from the coding sequence ATGGAAGCTAAATTAAAAGTTATTACTATTGGAGATTACAAGGATTCTATACTAAAAAAATCTTTTAAAGACAATGAGAATATAGAATTTTTAGAACTAACTTTAGATGAAAGTATAAAAAATTTTAATACTGATTTTTCTAAGAAAGATATTATATTTTTGATAACCAATGGAGAAAATTTAGAAAAATTATTAGAAGCAGGAAAAGCTTTAAAAGAAAAAGAAATTATCACTCTAACTATTTTAGAAGAAAAAATTGTTATGGAAAATAGGAAAGTTTTAGAAGAAACTGTCAATGCTATTTTCCCAGCAACTAAAAAAGATGATACAGATAATTTATTATTAGAACTTATAAGAATGATTGATAATATAATCTTTGAAAGATGCTATATAAATCTTGATGTTGAAGATGTTAAAAATATGTTAAAAGATTCTGGAATAACTGTCTTTGGAAGATTAAATATAAATAAAACTATTTCAAAAGAAGATATTATTAAAAATATAAATTATCCTTTCTATCCTAAAACTTTAAAAGATTCTAAAAAGCTCCTTATATTTTTAGATACTTTAAAAGGTTTTATTTTAACAGAAGGAGAGTTAATTACAGATATATTAAAAAATGAAACTTCACAAAATATAGAAGATATGTTATTTTCGATTAGAATAGGTAATAACTTAAAAAATAGAATAGAATGCTATTTTATTGCTAGTAAATTTGTAGAAGAATAA